The following are encoded together in the Acidobacteriota bacterium genome:
- a CDS encoding ABC transporter ATP-binding protein, translated as MMEVRGSARRAPRLELVDGGVERRGRWLLRDVDLAIEPAMLTSVVGPNGAGKSTLLRLLSGTWRLTEGKALLGGFDLSALPRRQAARRVAYVPQTVRPTFEFTVREFVTLGRYPHENRLFGTRSADRGWIDRCLDDTDVLALADRRVTTLSGGELQRVLMARCLATEAEVLLLDEPTSNLDLAHGLDLLGLARNLVDEGRSVVLVLHDLNAAARFADRVAVLDGGALIAEGPPAEVLNPDLLRRVFRVEAVPLEGSAVPVFDFEPLR; from the coding sequence CCGCGGCTCGAGCTCGTCGACGGCGGCGTCGAGCGCCGGGGACGGTGGCTGCTGCGCGACGTCGACCTCGCCATCGAGCCGGCCATGCTGACCTCCGTCGTGGGGCCGAACGGCGCCGGCAAGTCGACCCTGCTGCGGCTTCTGAGCGGTACCTGGCGCCTGACGGAAGGCAAGGCCCTGCTGGGGGGCTTCGATCTGTCGGCGTTGCCGCGCCGGCAGGCGGCCCGGCGGGTGGCCTACGTGCCGCAGACGGTCCGCCCGACCTTTGAGTTCACGGTGCGGGAGTTCGTCACCCTGGGCCGCTATCCGCACGAAAACCGCCTGTTCGGCACCCGTTCCGCCGACCGCGGATGGATCGACCGCTGCCTGGACGACACGGACGTTCTGGCGCTCGCCGACCGACGGGTGACGACGTTGTCGGGAGGCGAGTTGCAGCGCGTGTTGATGGCGCGCTGTCTGGCCACCGAGGCCGAGGTCCTGCTGCTTGACGAACCGACCTCGAACCTCGATCTCGCCCACGGTCTCGACCTGCTGGGGCTGGCGCGCAACCTGGTCGATGAAGGTCGCTCCGTCGTGCTGGTGTTGCACGATCTGAACGCCGCCGCCCGTTTCGCCGATCGAGTGGCGGTCCTTGACGGCGGCGCCCTGATCGCGGAGGGTCCGCCGGCGGAAGTGCTGAACCCGGACCTGCTGCGCCGCGTGTTCCGGGTCGAGGCGGTGCCGCTCGAAGGATCCGCGGTGCCCGTGTTCGACTTCGAGCCGTTGCGGTAG
- a CDS encoding MaoC family dehydratase, whose product MAEERGLVPVRPFDELKVGETFPLPSRTVTDAHFAAFQAISGDNHPIHYDLEYCRSQGHDGLLAHGLQVLCYTAAGSGTFADVVGRAMVGYIDQSCRFLKPVYPGDTLYPTLRIAELKRQRSTGVIVLESEIDNQRGERVLEGRQSYLVRL is encoded by the coding sequence GTGGCTGAAGAACGCGGCCTGGTCCCGGTCAGGCCGTTCGACGAGCTGAAGGTTGGCGAGACCTTCCCGCTGCCCAGCCGCACGGTGACCGACGCCCACTTCGCGGCGTTCCAGGCAATCTCGGGAGACAACCACCCGATCCACTACGACCTCGAATACTGCCGGTCCCAGGGCCACGACGGGCTGCTCGCCCACGGTCTCCAGGTGCTCTGCTACACCGCCGCCGGATCCGGCACCTTCGCCGACGTGGTCGGACGGGCCATGGTCGGCTACATCGACCAGTCATGCCGGTTCCTGAAGCCGGTGTATCCGGGGGACACGCTGTACCCGACGCTACGCATCGCGGAGCTGAAGCGCCAGCGGTCAACCGGCGTCATCGTGCTGGAGAGCGAGATCGACAACCAGCGGGGCGAGCGGGTGCTGGAGGGGCGGCAGAGCTACCTGGTGCGCCTGTAG